A genomic region of [Eubacterium] eligens ATCC 27750 contains the following coding sequences:
- a CDS encoding Fur family transcriptional regulator gives MVRNPDKDKDIIISRLKQQGCRITKQRLMLLDVILEEDCSSCKEIYYKAVKKDPKIGAATVYRMVNTLEEIGAINRKNMYRITCDENDNGGYTVRLNDDSSINLSESKWSKIIESGLEACGYIKNQKITSVVDRKKAVSVNK, from the coding sequence GTGGTCAGAAATCCTGATAAAGACAAAGACATTATTATTTCTCGTCTCAAGCAGCAGGGTTGCAGGATAACTAAACAGAGGCTTATGCTTCTTGATGTAATTCTTGAAGAGGACTGCTCAAGCTGTAAAGAGATTTATTACAAGGCAGTAAAAAAGGATCCTAAGATTGGGGCTGCAACTGTATATAGAATGGTTAATACACTGGAAGAAATAGGTGCAATTAACCGTAAGAATATGTATAGGATAACTTGTGATGAGAATGATAATGGCGGTTATACTGTAAGATTAAACGATGATTCGTCAATTAATTTATCAGAAAGCAAATGGAGTAAAATTATTGAGTCAGGGCTAGAAGCCTGCGGATACATTAAGAATCAGAAGATAACAAGTGTAGTTGACAGGAAAAAGGCAGTTTCAGTTAATAAATAA
- a CDS encoding DUF6110 family protein, whose amino-acid sequence MKIDNLKKPGLFAAGVLFGTAGIKILTSKDAKKLYTNCTAAVLRAKSCIMKTATTVQENCEDIYADAKTINETKYNTEEVVLDSVDENEEA is encoded by the coding sequence ATGAAAATTGATAACTTAAAGAAACCAGGACTTTTCGCAGCAGGTGTATTATTTGGAACAGCAGGAATTAAGATTCTTACAAGCAAGGACGCAAAGAAGCTTTACACTAACTGTACAGCAGCAGTTTTAAGAGCTAAATCATGTATAATGAAGACAGCTACAACTGTTCAGGAAAACTGTGAGGATATATATGCTGATGCTAAGACAATCAATGAGACAAAGTATAACACAGAAGAAGTTGTACTTGATTCAGTAGATGAAAATGAGGAAGCGTAA
- a CDS encoding heavy metal translocating P-type ATPase, which produces MKFTIKHDVPGRIRVHMDASSMTFAQADTLQYYLKNLQGVTNAKVYERTADAVVEYRCSRKTVIEAIAKFRYSNIEVPEDVLATSGRAINSHYTEKLADQVLWRMTKKLFIPAPVCAVLTTVSSMKYIYKGIRTLLDRKLEVPVLDATAIGVSILRRDFNTAGSVMFLLGIGEIIEDWTHKKSVDDLARTMSLNVNKVWLKTDDAEVQVSVKDVKDGDNVIIRMGNVIPFDGTVISGEAMVNQASLTGESEPVRRGEGTSVFAGTVVEEGEIVFRVKRAGGSSKYDKIVRMIEESEKLKSGLESKAEHLADKLVPYSLGGTALTYLLTRNTTKALSILMVDFSCALKLAMPITVLAAIRQASQASATVKGGKFLEAIAEADTIVFDKTGTLTKAKPTVSRVYSFNGMPEDELLRIAACLEEHFPHSMAKAVVNEAGRRNLMHEEMHSKVEYIVAHGISTFIDTSKVIIGSHHFVFEDEVCVIPVGKQELFDSLPDDCSHLYMAINGQLAAVICIIDPLREEAPEVIEGLKKAGISKVVMMTGDSERTAASIARKVGVTEYYSEVLPEDKAKFVEKERAAGRKVIMIGDGINDSPALSAADVGIAISDGAEIAREIADITVGADDLNQILMLKKLSDSLIKKINRNYRVIVGFNSALIALGVTGVIQPTTSALLHNTSTLVISLESMKNLPV; this is translated from the coding sequence ATGAAATTCACAATAAAGCATGATGTGCCCGGAAGAATCCGTGTTCACATGGATGCTTCCAGCATGACTTTTGCACAGGCAGATACCTTGCAGTATTATCTTAAGAATCTGCAGGGCGTTACGAATGCCAAGGTGTATGAGAGAACTGCTGATGCAGTCGTCGAGTACAGATGTTCAAGAAAAACCGTGATTGAAGCTATTGCTAAGTTCAGATACAGCAACATAGAGGTTCCTGAAGATGTTCTTGCAACATCAGGAAGAGCAATCAATTCTCATTATACTGAAAAGCTGGCGGATCAGGTGTTATGGAGAATGACTAAGAAGCTGTTTATTCCAGCACCGGTATGTGCGGTATTAACAACAGTATCTTCAATGAAGTACATTTATAAAGGAATCAGGACACTGCTTGATAGAAAGCTTGAAGTTCCAGTTCTTGATGCAACTGCAATAGGAGTTTCTATCTTAAGAAGAGACTTTAATACAGCTGGTTCAGTAATGTTTCTTCTTGGTATAGGTGAGATAATAGAGGACTGGACACACAAGAAGTCGGTTGACGACCTTGCAAGAACGATGTCACTTAACGTTAATAAGGTCTGGTTAAAGACAGATGATGCAGAAGTACAGGTATCTGTGAAAGATGTTAAGGACGGAGATAATGTAATAATCCGGATGGGTAATGTAATCCCATTTGATGGAACTGTTATCAGTGGTGAGGCTATGGTTAATCAGGCTTCACTTACAGGAGAATCTGAGCCTGTAAGAAGAGGTGAGGGAACTTCTGTATTTGCAGGAACTGTAGTAGAAGAGGGCGAGATAGTATTCAGGGTTAAGCGTGCCGGAGGCTCAAGCAAATATGACAAGATTGTCAGGATGATTGAAGAATCTGAGAAGTTAAAATCAGGTCTTGAGTCAAAAGCAGAGCATCTTGCAGATAAGCTTGTACCTTATTCACTTGGCGGAACTGCACTTACATATCTGTTAACACGAAATACTACTAAGGCATTGTCAATACTTATGGTTGATTTCTCATGTGCATTGAAGCTTGCTATGCCTATTACGGTACTTGCAGCAATAAGACAGGCAAGTCAGGCGAGTGCAACAGTCAAGGGCGGTAAGTTCTTAGAGGCAATTGCTGAAGCGGATACTATCGTATTTGATAAGACAGGTACACTTACAAAGGCTAAGCCAACAGTAAGCAGGGTATATTCATTTAACGGAATGCCGGAAGATGAGCTGTTAAGAATAGCTGCGTGTCTAGAGGAGCATTTTCCACATTCAATGGCTAAGGCTGTTGTTAATGAAGCTGGCAGAAGAAACCTTATGCACGAAGAGATGCATTCTAAGGTTGAATATATTGTTGCACATGGAATATCAACATTTATCGATACAAGCAAGGTTATCATAGGAAGCCATCACTTTGTATTTGAGGATGAGGTATGTGTAATTCCAGTAGGAAAGCAGGAGTTATTTGACAGCCTTCCAGATGACTGCTCACATCTTTATATGGCAATTAACGGTCAGCTTGCAGCAGTTATATGCATAATTGATCCATTAAGAGAAGAAGCACCGGAGGTTATTGAAGGGCTTAAGAAGGCTGGAATATCAAAGGTTGTCATGATGACCGGAGACAGTGAAAGAACAGCCGCCTCTATTGCCAGAAAGGTTGGAGTTACTGAATATTATTCAGAAGTTCTTCCAGAAGACAAGGCTAAGTTCGTAGAGAAAGAGCGGGCAGCCGGACGAAAGGTAATTATGATTGGTGATGGAATTAATGACTCACCAGCGCTTTCAGCAGCAGATGTAGGTATTGCCATAAGTGATGGTGCTGAGATTGCAAGAGAGATTGCAGATATCACTGTCGGCGCAGATGACCTTAATCAGATACTTATGCTTAAGAAATTAAGTGACAGTCTGATTAAGAAGATTAACAGAAATTACCGTGTGATTGTCGGATTCAATTCCGCACTTATTGCACTTGGTGTAACTGGCGTCATACAGCCTACAACTTCAGCACTTCTTCATAATACATCAACACTTGTTATAAGTCTTGAGAGTATGAAGAATCTGCCGGTATAA
- a CDS encoding helix-turn-helix transcriptional regulator: MKITDSEELGNIIRNRRKELKYTQAFLSEYTGLSVSFISDVERGKPTVEIGKVIQLISILGLDVNIDVRGR, from the coding sequence ATGAAAATAACTGATTCAGAAGAACTGGGAAATATAATCAGGAACAGGAGAAAAGAATTAAAGTATACGCAGGCATTTTTGTCGGAATATACTGGTCTTAGTGTAAGTTTTATATCAGATGTGGAAAGAGGTAAGCCGACTGTTGAGATTGGCAAGGTAATACAGTTAATTTCGATTCTTGGACTTGATGTCAATATTGATGTAAGGGGGAGATAA
- a CDS encoding type II toxin-antitoxin system HipA family toxin: MRNLEVYIECNGNMINVGSITGHNSDDAVFSYSEEYIEDKSSRSISISLPLDERSFSAERTRCFFESLLPEGYTRRCVAGWLHVDENDYISVLSELGSECLGAIRIVEGDMNIKQSSYRLLSHEELLEFAREGATKSAELVIKSHLSLAGASGKTGLYYDRNNNEWYQPAGLAPSTHILKQSHVRLKKIVANEQLCLLTARKLGIRTPDSFIINLNDKEDDFLFATERYDRKILDTSKELMGKKVPLRLHQEDFAQALGITASQKYEKNGKDYLAEAFELIKNYSSNPIEDQIRLWDLCIFNYLIGNTDNHVKNIALLYSEDLKGIRLAPAYDLLSTVIYDSSTEKMSLNIDGEYDIRNINQKSFENEAKKLGLGKGIATQHFLSMVEKFEMALEQSTYELEEQGYGVAVDIQKQILKKAGIHNFKLTNP, translated from the coding sequence ATGAGAAATTTAGAGGTATATATTGAATGTAATGGAAATATGATTAATGTTGGCAGTATTACAGGGCATAATTCTGACGATGCTGTATTTTCATATTCAGAGGAATATATAGAAGATAAATCTTCAAGATCAATATCAATCAGTTTACCGCTTGATGAAAGAAGTTTTTCAGCGGAAAGAACGCGATGTTTCTTTGAAAGTCTTTTACCAGAAGGATATACAAGAAGGTGTGTTGCGGGTTGGCTTCATGTCGATGAAAATGATTATATATCAGTTCTTTCAGAATTAGGAAGTGAGTGTCTCGGAGCAATAAGAATAGTAGAAGGAGATATGAATATAAAACAATCTTCTTACAGATTATTATCACATGAGGAATTGCTGGAGTTTGCAAGAGAAGGTGCAACTAAGTCAGCGGAACTGGTTATTAAATCACATTTATCATTAGCTGGGGCATCAGGAAAGACTGGATTATATTATGACAGGAATAATAATGAATGGTATCAGCCAGCGGGACTGGCACCAAGTACACATATATTAAAGCAGAGCCATGTAAGATTAAAAAAGATAGTTGCTAATGAACAGTTATGTTTGCTGACAGCAAGAAAACTAGGAATTAGGACACCAGATAGTTTTATTATTAATCTTAATGATAAAGAAGATGATTTTTTATTTGCAACTGAAAGATATGACAGAAAGATTTTAGATACATCCAAAGAATTAATGGGGAAGAAAGTTCCATTAAGACTTCATCAGGAGGATTTTGCACAGGCACTTGGAATTACAGCGTCACAAAAATACGAGAAAAACGGGAAAGATTATTTAGCAGAGGCATTTGAACTAATAAAAAATTATTCAAGCAATCCAATTGAAGATCAGATAAGGCTATGGGATTTATGTATATTTAATTATCTTATAGGTAATACAGATAATCATGTTAAAAATATTGCTCTTTTATATAGTGAGGATTTAAAAGGAATAAGATTAGCTCCGGCATATGATTTATTAAGTACTGTTATATATGACAGCAGCACAGAGAAAATGTCGCTTAACATAGATGGCGAATATGATATAAGGAATATAAATCAGAAGTCGTTTGAGAATGAGGCAAAGAAACTTGGTCTTGGAAAAGGAATAGCAACGCAGCATTTTTTAAGTATGGTTGAAAAATTTGAGATGGCACTTGAACAATCAACATATGAACTTGAGGAGCAGGGATATGGAGTTGCAGTCGATATACAGAAACAAATATTAAAAAAAGCAGGAATTCACAACTTTAAATTGACTAATCCGTAA